In Nostoc edaphicum CCNP1411, the sequence GCTAACCATTTAGAAGAATTAGATTTAGAAAATTTAATTGAGGAGCTAGAAAATTTGGGTCGTAGAGACAAAGCCAAGGTTGCTAGTTTATTAGAACAAATAATTAGACATCTTTTATTGCTGCAATATTGGACAGAAGAAACTCAATATAATTCTGGACATTGGAAAGCAGAAATTAGAAGTTTTAGAAATCAATTAAAACGTAATTTGACAACAAACTTATATCAATTTTTAGAAAATGAACTAGTATCAATTTATGATGATGCTTTAGGATATGTAATTGAGAAAACCGAGGGGAAATTAGATAATTTGCCTCAATATTGTACTTATACCTTAGAACAGCTACTAGATATTAATTATCTACCTGAAAACTTGTAAAATAAAAGGCGTTGCTCAAC encodes:
- a CDS encoding DUF29 domain-containing protein; its protein translation is MQGVSSNLSLKELYEIDDHLWLEETIKLLKANHLEELDLENLIEELENLGRRDKAKVASLLEQIIRHLLLLQYWTEETQYNSGHWKAEIRSFRNQLKRNLTTNLYQFLENELVSIYDDALGYVIEKTEGKLDNLPQYCTYTLEQLLDINYLPENL